A window of the Pseudomonas sp. B21_DOA genome harbors these coding sequences:
- a CDS encoding AMP-binding protein, with protein sequence MRDYLSATEQFNYQHTVDASLSGTLAALNACVECCDRHALPGRIALFWEGRDGSSATYTFTDLQDKAARFANFLLAQGVQKGDKVAGLLPRNVELLITVLATWRIGAVYQPLFTAFGPKALEHRLNSSGAKVVVTDAVNRPKLNEVSACPTIATVGGAKGQGIVRGDFSFWAELANYSSVCEPVLLTGEDPFLLMFTSGTTGPAKALSVPLKAIVAFQSYTRDAVDLRPEDAFWNVADPGWAYGIYFGVTGPLALGHPITFYDGPFTLESTCRVINKYGITNLTGSPTAYRLLIAGGEAFARSIKGKLRIVSSAGEPLNPEVIRWFADNLDVVIHDHYGQTELGMVLCNHHGLEHPVHVGAAGFASPGHRIVVLDEQYNELGVGQPGILAIDRPQSPMCWFGGYEGAPTKAFVGNYYLSGDTVEWNPDGSISFVGRSDDVITTSGYRVGPFDVESALIEHPAVVEAAVVGKPDPERTELVKAFVVLSAQYRAAPELAEELRQHVRKRLAAHSYPREIEFVSELPKTPSGKLQRFILRNQEIAKAQEAAAHNVSA encoded by the coding sequence ATGCGCGATTACTTGTCTGCCACCGAACAGTTCAACTATCAGCACACCGTCGATGCATCGCTCAGCGGCACGCTCGCTGCGCTCAACGCCTGCGTCGAATGTTGCGACCGCCATGCCTTGCCCGGGCGCATTGCGTTGTTCTGGGAAGGTCGCGACGGCTCAAGTGCGACTTACACCTTCACTGATCTGCAAGACAAAGCCGCGCGTTTCGCCAATTTCCTCCTCGCCCAGGGCGTGCAGAAGGGCGACAAGGTCGCCGGCCTGCTGCCGCGCAACGTCGAATTACTCATCACCGTGCTCGCCACCTGGCGCATCGGCGCGGTGTATCAGCCGCTATTCACTGCATTCGGGCCGAAAGCCCTCGAACATCGCCTGAACAGTTCCGGGGCGAAAGTTGTCGTCACCGACGCGGTCAACCGCCCCAAGCTCAATGAAGTCAGCGCATGCCCGACCATCGCCACCGTTGGTGGCGCCAAAGGTCAGGGCATCGTTCGTGGTGATTTCAGTTTCTGGGCTGAGCTGGCCAACTATTCCAGCGTCTGCGAACCGGTGCTACTAACCGGCGAAGACCCGTTCCTGCTGATGTTCACCTCGGGCACCACGGGGCCGGCGAAGGCACTGTCAGTGCCGCTCAAAGCCATCGTCGCTTTCCAGAGCTACACCCGTGATGCGGTGGACCTGCGCCCCGAAGACGCGTTCTGGAATGTCGCCGATCCGGGCTGGGCCTACGGCATTTATTTCGGCGTCACCGGGCCGTTGGCGCTCGGGCACCCGATCACCTTCTACGATGGCCCGTTCACCCTCGAAAGCACCTGCCGGGTAATCAACAAATATGGCATTACCAATCTCACCGGCTCGCCCACTGCCTATCGACTGCTGATTGCCGGAGGAGAGGCGTTCGCCAGATCGATCAAGGGCAAGCTGCGCATCGTCAGCAGCGCCGGTGAGCCGCTGAACCCGGAAGTGATCCGCTGGTTCGCCGATAACCTCGACGTGGTTATCCACGACCACTACGGCCAGACGGAACTGGGCATGGTGCTGTGCAACCACCACGGCCTCGAGCACCCGGTGCATGTCGGCGCTGCCGGTTTCGCTTCGCCGGGGCATCGCATCGTCGTGCTCGATGAGCAGTACAACGAACTCGGCGTCGGTCAGCCGGGCATTCTCGCCATCGACCGCCCGCAGTCGCCGATGTGCTGGTTCGGCGGCTACGAAGGCGCGCCGACCAAGGCTTTCGTCGGCAACTACTACCTGAGCGGCGACACCGTGGAGTGGAACCCGGACGGCAGCATCAGCTTCGTCGGCCGCAGCGATGACGTGATCACCACCTCGGGCTACCGCGTCGGCCCGTTCGACGTGGAAAGTGCCCTGATCGAACACCCTGCCGTGGTCGAAGCGGCGGTCGTCGGCAAACCCGACCCGGAACGCACCGAACTGGTCAAAGCCTTTGTCGTGCTGAGCGCGCAGTACCGCGCCGCGCCGGAGTTGGCCGAAGAACTGCGCCAACACGTGCGCAAGCGTCTGGCCGCGCATTCGTACCCGCGTGAAATCGAATTTGTCAGCGAATTGCCCAAAACCCCAAGTGGCAAATTGCAGCGCTTTATCTTGCGCAACCAGGAAATCGCCAAGGCTCAAGAGGCCGCGGCGCACAACGTTTCAGCTTGA
- a CDS encoding FTR1 family protein yields MLVPFLIMLREGIEAALIVGIIASYLQQTGRGQWMPAVWIGVFLAAALALLVGGGLELVSAEFPQKQQELFEGVVGLVAVGILSSMVFWMRKVARSIKHSLQASLDQALTQSRHQVIALIAMVFFAVAREGLETVFFLLAVFQQSEGPGAPIGALLGLVLAVIVGFLIYSGSMRLNLSAFFKWTGLFILVVAAGILANSVQALHEAGLWNHLQTVLFDFSATLPMDGPLGSVLAGMFGYQDAPTVSTLGAYLIYLLLALVMFFMPAPRQATPTTSVSNQ; encoded by the coding sequence ATGCTCGTTCCCTTTTTGATCATGTTGCGCGAAGGCATCGAGGCCGCGCTCATCGTTGGCATCATCGCCAGTTACCTGCAGCAGACCGGCCGCGGCCAGTGGATGCCGGCCGTATGGATCGGTGTCTTCCTCGCCGCTGCCCTCGCCTTGCTGGTCGGTGGTGGCCTGGAACTGGTCAGTGCTGAATTTCCGCAAAAGCAGCAGGAGCTGTTCGAAGGTGTAGTCGGCCTGGTCGCGGTGGGCATCCTCAGTTCCATGGTGTTCTGGATGCGCAAGGTCGCGCGGTCGATCAAGCACTCGCTGCAAGCCTCGCTGGATCAGGCGCTGACGCAATCCAGGCATCAGGTGATTGCATTGATCGCCATGGTTTTCTTCGCCGTCGCTCGCGAAGGCCTGGAGACGGTGTTCTTCCTGCTCGCCGTGTTCCAGCAAAGCGAAGGCCCGGGCGCGCCGATTGGCGCCCTGCTCGGCCTGGTCCTGGCGGTGATCGTCGGTTTCCTGATCTACAGCGGCAGCATGCGCCTCAACCTCTCGGCGTTCTTCAAGTGGACCGGGTTGTTCATCCTGGTAGTCGCCGCCGGCATCCTCGCCAACTCGGTGCAGGCGCTGCATGAAGCCGGTCTGTGGAATCACCTGCAAACCGTGCTGTTCGACTTCAGCGCGACGCTGCCGATGGACGGCCCGCTCGGCTCGGTGCTGGCCGGCATGTTCGGTTATCAGGATGCGCCGACCGTCAGCACCCTCGGTGCGTACCTGATTTATCTGCTGCTGGCGCTGGTGATGTTCTTCATGCCCGCGCCTCGCCAGGCAACGCCAACGACTTCCGTTTCCAACCAATAA
- a CDS encoding AraC family transcriptional regulator, giving the protein MAEKDTIAIQLVREALLQSCAPGAASDEALSKVGIDPAQLTADEGRVPASQYARLWRLLARRGDDEFFGMDPRPLKSGSLAFLCRSAMAQPTLAAALDTGLSFLSLMLEKLPAQLVHQQSLAEIVLLEDDAEPRRAFTYFTYWMIVHGVACWLAGRRIPILAIELRCAEPDFTDDYRVMFSENLRFERPRTRMIFSADCLDLPIKRSAEELKRFLAQAPANILVKYRDPDSLASRIKQDLRQLPAEQWPETEALAQQLCISASTLRRRLAEEGQTYQGLKDSVRKELAITWLAEPSISFVEIAARLGFADASSFYKAFRKWSGSNPGHYRTLILNEVV; this is encoded by the coding sequence ATGGCGGAAAAAGACACCATTGCCATTCAACTGGTGCGCGAAGCGCTGCTGCAGAGTTGTGCCCCGGGCGCGGCCAGCGATGAGGCGTTGAGCAAGGTCGGCATCGATCCGGCTCAGTTAACGGCCGACGAGGGCAGGGTGCCGGCTTCGCAATACGCCAGACTCTGGCGCCTGCTGGCACGACGCGGTGATGACGAGTTCTTCGGCATGGACCCACGCCCGCTCAAGTCCGGCAGCCTGGCGTTTTTGTGTCGCAGCGCCATGGCGCAACCGACGCTGGCGGCGGCACTGGATACTGGCCTGAGTTTCCTTTCACTGATGCTGGAAAAGCTGCCGGCGCAACTGGTGCATCAGCAGAGCCTGGCCGAAATCGTCCTGCTCGAAGACGACGCCGAGCCGCGCCGCGCCTTTACCTATTTCACTTACTGGATGATCGTGCATGGCGTCGCGTGCTGGCTGGCCGGGCGGCGGATTCCGATTCTGGCGATTGAACTGCGCTGCGCCGAACCGGATTTCACTGACGACTATCGGGTGATGTTTTCGGAAAACCTGCGTTTCGAGCGACCACGGACACGAATGATCTTTTCCGCCGATTGCCTCGATCTGCCGATCAAACGCAGTGCCGAAGAGCTCAAGCGCTTTCTGGCCCAGGCGCCGGCCAACATTCTGGTCAAGTACCGCGACCCCGACAGCCTGGCCAGCCGGATCAAACAGGATCTGCGACAGCTGCCCGCCGAGCAATGGCCGGAAACCGAAGCGCTGGCCCAGCAACTGTGTATTTCGGCGTCCACGCTGCGCCGCCGTCTCGCCGAAGAAGGGCAGACCTATCAGGGCCTGAAAGACAGCGTGCGAAAAGAGCTGGCGATTACCTGGCTGGCAGAGCCCTCGATCAGTTTCGTCGAGATTGCTGCACGGCTGGGTTTTGCTGATGCCAGTTCGTTCTACAAGGCGTTTCGCAAATGGTCCGGGTCGAATCCGGGGCATTACCGCACACTGATCCTCAATGAGGTGGTCTGA
- a CDS encoding acetyl-CoA C-acyltransferase, whose protein sequence is MTIANDPIVIVSAVRTPMGGFQGELKSLTAPQLGAAAIKAAVERAGVASDAVDEVLFGCVLPAGLGQAPARQAALGAGLDKSTRCTTVNKMCGSGMQTTIMAHDMLLAGSADVVIAGGMESMSNSPYLLDRARAGYRMGHGRVLDSMFLDGLEDAYDKGRLMGTFAEDCAEANGFSREAQDAFAIASTTRAQQAIKDGSFHDEIVPLTVTVGKEQVVISNDEQPPKAKLDKVASLKPAFREGGTVTAANSSSISDGAAALVLMRQSHAQQLGLKPLAVIHGHAAFADTPGLFPTAPIGAIKKLVKKTGWALDQVDLFEVNEAFAVVGMAAMTHLEIPHDKLNVHGGACALGHLIGASGARILVTLLAALRQKQLKRGIAAICIGGGEATAMAVECVY, encoded by the coding sequence ATGACTATTGCCAACGATCCGATTGTTATCGTCAGCGCCGTCCGCACACCGATGGGCGGCTTTCAAGGCGAACTGAAAAGTCTCACCGCACCACAACTCGGCGCGGCGGCGATCAAGGCAGCGGTCGAACGCGCCGGTGTCGCCAGTGACGCGGTTGATGAAGTGCTGTTCGGCTGCGTATTGCCCGCCGGCCTCGGCCAAGCGCCGGCACGCCAGGCTGCGCTGGGTGCCGGGCTGGATAAATCGACCCGCTGCACCACGGTCAACAAGATGTGCGGCTCGGGCATGCAGACCACCATCATGGCCCACGACATGCTGCTCGCCGGCAGTGCCGACGTGGTGATCGCCGGCGGCATGGAAAGCATGTCCAACTCACCGTACCTGCTCGATCGCGCCCGCGCCGGCTATCGCATGGGCCATGGCCGCGTGCTTGATTCGATGTTCCTCGACGGCCTCGAAGATGCTTACGACAAGGGCCGCCTGATGGGCACCTTCGCCGAGGATTGCGCCGAGGCCAACGGCTTCAGCCGCGAAGCGCAGGATGCTTTTGCCATCGCCTCGACCACCCGCGCGCAGCAGGCGATCAAGGACGGCAGCTTCCACGACGAAATCGTCCCGCTGACCGTGACCGTCGGCAAAGAGCAGGTGGTGATCAGCAATGATGAACAGCCGCCAAAAGCCAAACTCGACAAGGTTGCCTCGCTGAAACCGGCGTTCCGCGAGGGCGGCACGGTGACGGCGGCCAACTCCAGCTCGATCTCCGACGGCGCGGCAGCGCTGGTGCTGATGCGCCAGTCCCACGCGCAGCAACTGGGCCTCAAACCGCTGGCGGTGATTCACGGCCACGCTGCGTTCGCGGATACCCCTGGCCTGTTTCCCACCGCACCGATCGGCGCGATCAAGAAACTGGTGAAGAAGACCGGTTGGGCGCTGGATCAGGTGGATCTGTTTGAAGTCAACGAAGCGTTCGCCGTGGTCGGCATGGCAGCGATGACGCACCTGGAGATTCCCCACGACAAGCTCAATGTGCATGGCGGCGCCTGCGCACTGGGCCACCTGATCGGCGCCTCGGGGGCGCGGATTCTGGTGACGTTGCTCGCGGCGCTGCGGCAGAAACAGCTCAAGCGCGGGATTGCAGCGATCTGCATTGGCGGCGGCGAAGCCACGGCCATGGCTGTGGAATGCGTCTATTGA
- a CDS encoding HPP family protein, with the protein MLARWLPAAINTRPTEWSRAAIGMALGTLFSVWMCAQVFGHDVAFHLIGPLGASAVLLFAVSSGALAQPWSILGGYLCAGVVALLVAHVLGRTLGSACLAAGMAVILMCWLRCLHPPAGALALTLVLADPATIAMDWKAMEPVMLGALCMLASALAYNNLTRIRYPKRAADPAPPVVPVDRQAITAEDLKLALADMEAFIDVTPEDLERLIHASELHAKRRSITETFR; encoded by the coding sequence ATGCTTGCTCGCTGGTTGCCCGCTGCCATCAACACCCGTCCCACTGAATGGAGCCGTGCCGCGATCGGCATGGCCCTGGGCACGCTGTTCAGTGTGTGGATGTGTGCGCAGGTGTTCGGGCATGACGTTGCCTTTCACCTGATCGGCCCGCTGGGTGCTTCGGCGGTGCTGCTGTTCGCCGTATCCTCCGGCGCCCTCGCCCAGCCGTGGTCGATTCTCGGCGGCTACCTGTGTGCCGGTGTGGTCGCTTTGCTGGTGGCCCACGTGCTCGGCCGCACGCTGGGCAGCGCCTGCCTCGCCGCCGGCATGGCGGTGATTCTGATGTGCTGGCTGCGTTGCCTGCACCCGCCGGCGGGCGCATTGGCGTTGACCCTGGTGCTGGCCGACCCTGCGACCATCGCCATGGACTGGAAAGCCATGGAACCGGTGATGCTCGGCGCCCTGTGCATGCTCGCCAGCGCGCTGGCCTACAACAATCTGACCCGCATCCGCTACCCGAAACGCGCCGCCGATCCTGCGCCGCCCGTGGTCCCGGTCGACCGCCAGGCGATCACCGCCGAAGACCTCAAGCTTGCGCTGGCGGACATGGAAGCCTTCATCGACGTCACCCCCGAAGACCTCGAACGCCTGATCCACGCCAGCGAACTGCACGCCAAACGCCGCAGCATTACCGAAACTTTCAGATAG
- a CDS encoding enoyl-CoA hydratase/isomerase family protein, whose product MTAQASSRRTPSMDAMQNDVLAEVRNHIGHLTLNRPAGLNAITLDMVRLLQQQLDAWASDAEVHAVVLRGAGEKAFCAGGDIRSLYDSYKSGDTLHEDFFVEEYALDLTIHHYRKPVLALMDGFVLGGGMGLVQGADLRVVTEKSRLAMPEVAIGYFPDVGGSYFLPRIPGELGIYLGVSGVQIRAADALYCGLADWYLDSSKLALLDEKLDQMEWQDTPLKSLQNLLAKHAVQTLPDAPLEALRPAIDHFFALPDVPSMIEQLRAVTVADSHEWALTTADLLETRSPLAMAVTLEMLRRGRHLSLEQCFALELHLDRQWFARGDLIEGVRALLIDKDKSPRWNPPTVAELDAGQVGSFFHGFDESGS is encoded by the coding sequence ATGACAGCTCAGGCTTCATCCCGGCGGACCCCGTCCATGGATGCCATGCAAAACGACGTGCTGGCCGAGGTGCGCAATCATATCGGCCACCTGACCCTCAACCGCCCTGCGGGCCTCAATGCAATCACCCTCGACATGGTGCGTCTGCTGCAACAGCAGCTCGATGCCTGGGCGTCTGATGCCGAGGTGCACGCCGTGGTATTGCGCGGCGCCGGTGAAAAGGCTTTCTGCGCCGGCGGCGATATTCGTTCGCTGTACGACAGCTACAAGAGCGGCGACACGCTGCACGAAGATTTCTTTGTCGAGGAATACGCCCTCGACCTGACCATTCATCACTACCGCAAACCGGTGCTGGCCTTGATGGACGGTTTCGTCCTCGGCGGCGGCATGGGCCTGGTGCAAGGCGCCGATCTGCGCGTGGTGACCGAGAAGAGCCGACTGGCGATGCCGGAAGTGGCCATCGGTTATTTCCCCGACGTCGGCGGCAGTTATTTCCTGCCACGCATTCCCGGTGAACTGGGGATTTATCTGGGCGTCAGCGGCGTGCAGATTCGCGCCGCCGATGCGCTGTACTGTGGCCTCGCCGACTGGTATCTGGACAGCAGCAAACTTGCGCTGCTCGATGAGAAACTCGATCAGATGGAGTGGCAGGACACGCCGCTCAAGTCGCTGCAGAACCTGCTGGCCAAGCACGCCGTGCAAACCCTGCCCGATGCGCCACTCGAGGCGCTGCGCCCGGCGATCGACCACTTCTTCGCCCTGCCCGACGTGCCGAGCATGATCGAGCAACTGCGCGCCGTTACCGTTGCCGACAGCCACGAATGGGCGCTCACCACGGCGGATCTGCTGGAAACCCGCTCGCCGCTGGCCATGGCCGTGACCCTGGAAATGCTCCGTCGCGGCAGGCACCTGAGTCTGGAGCAGTGCTTTGCGCTGGAGCTGCATCTGGACCGCCAGTGGTTTGCCCGGGGCGACCTGATCGAAGGCGTGCGCGCCCTGCTGATCGACAAGGACAAGTCACCGCGCTGGAACCCACCGACCGTCGCTGAGCTGGACGCTGGGCAGGTCGGCAGTTTCTTCCATGGTTTTGATGAGAGCGGGAGCTGA
- a CDS encoding SDR family NAD(P)-dependent oxidoreductase, producing the protein MQIENKVFIVTGGASGLGAASAELLVSAGAKVMLVDMNAEAVAAQAQRLGAQSVVADISNEAAAEAAVQATIAAFGSVNGLINCAGIVRGEKILGKNGPHALSSFAQVINVNLIGSFNMLRLAAAAIAESEANADGERGVIINTASVAAFDGQIGQAAYSASKGAIASLTLPAARELARFGIRVMTIAPGIFETPMMAGMTPEVRDSLAAGVPFPPRLGKPAEYAALVRHIIENSMLNGEVIRLDGALRMAAK; encoded by the coding sequence ATGCAGATCGAGAACAAGGTTTTTATCGTCACCGGCGGCGCCTCAGGCCTCGGTGCCGCCAGCGCTGAATTGCTGGTCAGTGCCGGCGCCAAAGTCATGCTGGTCGACATGAACGCCGAAGCCGTCGCCGCTCAGGCCCAGCGTCTCGGTGCGCAAAGCGTGGTTGCCGACATCAGCAATGAGGCGGCTGCGGAAGCGGCGGTGCAAGCAACCATCGCCGCATTTGGCAGCGTCAACGGGCTGATCAACTGCGCCGGCATCGTTCGCGGCGAGAAGATTCTCGGCAAGAACGGCCCGCACGCACTCAGCAGTTTCGCGCAAGTGATCAACGTCAACCTGATCGGCAGTTTCAACATGCTGCGCCTCGCCGCTGCGGCGATTGCCGAAAGCGAAGCCAATGCTGACGGTGAGCGCGGAGTAATCATCAACACCGCCTCGGTCGCAGCGTTCGACGGCCAGATCGGCCAGGCCGCGTACTCGGCGTCGAAAGGCGCAATCGCCAGCCTGACCCTGCCAGCTGCGCGCGAACTGGCGCGCTTCGGCATCCGCGTGATGACCATCGCGCCGGGCATTTTCGAAACGCCGATGATGGCCGGCATGACCCCGGAAGTGCGCGACTCGCTCGCCGCCGGCGTGCCATTCCCGCCGCGCTTGGGCAAGCCTGCCGAATACGCCGCGCTGGTGCGTCACATCATTGAAAACAGCATGCTCAACGGCGAAGTGATCCGTCTCGACGGCGCCTTGCGCATGGCCGCCAAGTAA
- a CDS encoding acyl-CoA dehydrogenase, with translation MIPNEDQTQIRDMARQFAEERLKPFAAEWDREHRFPREAIAEMAELGFFGMLVPEQWGGCDTGYLAYAMALEEIAAGDGACSTIMSVHNSVGCVPILKFGNDDQRERFLKPLASGAMLGAFALTEPQAGSDASSLKTRARLEGDHYVLNGCKQFITSGQNAGIVIVFAVTDPSAGKRGISAFIVPTDSPGYKVARVEDKLGQHASDTCQILFEEVKVPVANRLGEEGEGYKIALANLEGGRVGIASQAVGMARAAFEAARDYARERDTFGKPIIEHQAVAFRLADMATQIAVARQMVHYAAALRDSGQPALVEASMAKLFASEMAEKVCSMALQTLGGYGYLNDFPLERIYRDVRVCQIYEGTSDIQRMVISRNL, from the coding sequence ATGATCCCCAACGAAGATCAAACCCAGATCCGCGACATGGCCCGGCAGTTTGCCGAGGAGCGGCTCAAGCCGTTCGCCGCCGAGTGGGATCGCGAGCACCGTTTCCCCAGGGAAGCCATCGCCGAGATGGCCGAGCTGGGCTTTTTCGGCATGCTCGTGCCAGAACAGTGGGGCGGCTGTGACACCGGCTACCTGGCGTACGCCATGGCCCTGGAAGAAATCGCCGCCGGCGACGGTGCGTGCTCGACGATCATGAGCGTGCACAACTCGGTCGGCTGCGTGCCGATTCTCAAGTTCGGCAATGACGACCAGCGCGAACGCTTCCTCAAACCGCTGGCCAGCGGCGCCATGCTCGGCGCCTTCGCGCTGACCGAACCGCAGGCCGGTTCCGATGCCAGCAGCCTGAAAACCCGTGCGCGGCTGGAAGGCGATCACTACGTGCTCAACGGCTGCAAACAGTTCATCACCTCAGGGCAGAACGCCGGCATCGTGATCGTGTTTGCCGTGACCGACCCGAGCGCCGGCAAGCGCGGGATCAGCGCGTTTATCGTGCCGACCGACTCGCCGGGCTACAAGGTTGCGCGGGTCGAAGACAAACTTGGCCAGCACGCCTCCGACACCTGTCAGATCCTCTTCGAAGAGGTGAAAGTGCCGGTCGCCAACCGCCTTGGCGAAGAGGGCGAGGGCTACAAGATCGCCTTGGCCAACCTCGAAGGCGGCCGCGTAGGAATCGCCTCGCAAGCTGTCGGCATGGCCCGCGCCGCGTTCGAAGCCGCTCGCGATTACGCCCGCGAGCGTGACACCTTCGGCAAGCCGATCATCGAGCATCAGGCCGTGGCGTTCCGCCTGGCGGACATGGCCACGCAAATTGCCGTCGCCCGGCAGATGGTGCATTACGCCGCAGCCTTGCGTGACAGCGGCCAACCGGCGCTGGTCGAGGCATCGATGGCCAAGCTGTTCGCCTCGGAAATGGCCGAGAAGGTCTGTTCCATGGCCTTGCAAACCCTCGGCGGTTACGGTTACCTCAACGACTTCCCGCTGGAACGCATCTACCGCGACGTGCGCGTCTGCCAGATCTACGAAGGCACCAGCGACATTCAGCGCATGGTCATTTCGCGCAATCTCTGA
- a CDS encoding acyl-CoA dehydrogenase family protein — MHDLELTEEQVMIRDMARDFARGEIAPHAQAWEKAGWIDDALVAKMGELGLLGMVVPEEWGGTYVDYVAYALAVEEISAGDGATGAFMSIHNSVGCGPVLNYGSDEQKQTWLADLASGQTIGCFCLTEPQAGSEAHNLRTRAELRDGQWVINGAKQFVSNGKRAKLAIVFAVTDPDLGKKGLSAFLVPTDTPGFIVDRTEHKMGIRASDTCAVTLNNCSIPEANLLGERGKGLAIALSNLEGGRIGIAAQALGIARAAFEAALAYSKDRVQFDKPIIEHQSIANLLADMHMQINAARLLILHAARLRTAGKPCLSEASQAKLFASEMAEKVCSSAIQIHGGYGYLEDYPVEKYYRDARITQIYEGSSEIQRMVIARDLKNYQL, encoded by the coding sequence ATGCACGATCTCGAACTGACTGAAGAACAAGTGATGATCCGCGACATGGCCCGGGATTTTGCCCGTGGTGAAATCGCCCCGCACGCGCAAGCCTGGGAAAAGGCCGGCTGGATCGACGATGCCCTGGTGGCGAAGATGGGTGAGCTGGGCCTGCTCGGCATGGTCGTGCCCGAGGAATGGGGCGGCACTTACGTCGATTACGTCGCCTATGCGCTGGCCGTTGAGGAAATCTCCGCTGGCGACGGCGCCACTGGTGCGTTCATGAGTATCCACAACTCGGTCGGCTGTGGCCCGGTGCTCAACTACGGCAGCGATGAGCAGAAACAAACCTGGCTGGCCGATCTGGCCAGCGGGCAAACCATCGGTTGCTTCTGCCTGACCGAACCCCAGGCCGGCTCCGAAGCACACAACCTGCGCACCCGTGCCGAACTGCGCGACGGCCAATGGGTGATCAACGGCGCCAAGCAATTTGTCAGCAATGGCAAGCGGGCGAAACTGGCGATCGTCTTCGCCGTGACCGATCCGGATCTGGGCAAGAAAGGTCTTTCGGCGTTTCTGGTACCGACCGATACACCGGGTTTCATCGTCGATCGCACCGAACACAAAATGGGCATCCGCGCTTCCGACACCTGCGCGGTAACGCTGAACAACTGCAGCATTCCCGAAGCCAACCTGCTCGGCGAGCGTGGCAAAGGCCTGGCGATTGCCCTGTCCAACCTTGAAGGCGGACGCATCGGCATCGCCGCGCAGGCATTGGGTATCGCCCGGGCAGCGTTTGAAGCGGCGCTGGCCTACTCGAAAGACCGGGTGCAATTCGACAAGCCGATCATCGAGCACCAGAGCATCGCCAATCTGCTGGCTGACATGCACATGCAGATCAACGCCGCGCGGTTACTGATCCTGCATGCGGCGCGACTGCGCACGGCGGGTAAGCCGTGTTTGTCCGAGGCATCACAGGCCAAGCTGTTCGCATCGGAAATGGCCGAGAAGGTGTGTTCGTCGGCGATCCAGATTCATGGCGGCTACGGCTATCTTGAGGATTACCCGGTCGAGAAGTACTACCGCGATGCGCGGATTACTCAGATCTATGAAGGGTCGAGCGAGATACAGCGGATGGTGATTGCGCGGGATTTGAAGAACTATCAGTTGTAA
- a CDS encoding MFS transporter → MATYSPFIRRLMLSSLTVVISRALVSPLLTLLLSNKLGLDPQDVGLLLGIAVFSATLLSLYGGYIIDKLDKRQLLILSMLSSGIGLILLTFAQNLYLVTVVLIISETASALFLIGSKAILSEHLPVGQRVKAFSLNYTLTNIGYAIGPMIGVVIAGVQPAAPFIVAGAIAIGSIFLLLGAARDASPITSGSAPQSFLNTLMILKNDRTMVLFTLGCLLSTLVHGRFTLYLSQYLLVTHDQQQMLDTMAALLACNAITVILLQYQIGRWLSREHLRHWIAGGTALFIVGLIGFSLADSLIGWCVAMFIFTLGEMIIYPADFLFVDTLAPEALRGSYYGAQNLAALGGGASPVICGFLLMHTPAPSMFYALSGLAALGGYLCFVSARRAASVQK, encoded by the coding sequence GTGGCCACCTATTCACCTTTCATCCGCCGGCTGATGCTCAGCTCGCTGACCGTGGTCATCAGCCGTGCCCTGGTCAGTCCGCTGCTGACGCTGCTCCTCAGCAACAAGCTCGGCCTCGATCCGCAGGATGTCGGCTTGCTGCTGGGCATCGCCGTGTTCAGCGCCACGCTGCTGTCGCTCTACGGCGGCTACATCATCGACAAGCTGGACAAGCGCCAGTTACTGATCCTGAGCATGCTCTCCAGCGGTATCGGCCTGATCCTGCTGACTTTCGCGCAGAACCTGTATCTGGTGACCGTCGTGCTGATCATCAGCGAAACGGCCTCGGCGCTGTTTCTCATCGGCAGCAAGGCAATCCTCAGTGAACACCTGCCGGTGGGCCAGCGGGTCAAGGCGTTTTCCCTCAACTACACCCTGACCAATATCGGTTACGCGATTGGCCCGATGATTGGCGTGGTGATTGCCGGCGTGCAGCCCGCGGCCCCTTTCATCGTTGCCGGTGCGATCGCCATTGGCAGTATTTTCCTGCTGCTCGGCGCGGCCAGGGATGCCAGTCCGATAACTTCCGGCAGTGCACCGCAAAGTTTCCTCAACACGCTGATGATCCTGAAAAACGACCGCACCATGGTGCTGTTCACCCTTGGCTGCCTGCTCAGCACATTGGTGCACGGGCGTTTCACCCTGTACCTGTCGCAATACCTGCTGGTCACCCATGATCAGCAACAAATGCTCGACACCATGGCCGCCCTGCTCGCCTGTAACGCAATCACGGTGATCCTGCTGCAATATCAGATCGGTCGCTGGCTCAGCCGCGAACACCTGCGTCACTGGATTGCCGGCGGCACCGCGCTGTTCATCGTCGGGCTGATCGGTTTCAGTCTGGCCGACAGCCTGATTGGCTGGTGCGTTGCGATGTTCATCTTCACCTTGGGCGAGATGATCATCTATCCGGCCGATTTCCTCTTCGTCGACACCCTCGCCCCGGAGGCACTGCGCGGCAGCTACTACGGCGCGCAGAACCTGGCGGCACTCGGCGGCGGCGCGAGCCCGGTGATTTGCGGGTTTCTCTTGATGCACACGCCCGCGCCGAGCATGTTCTATGCGCTGAGCGGATTGGCGGCACTGGGCGGTTATCTATGTTTCGTCAGCGCACGTCGCGCCGCTTCAGTGCAAAAATAG